The Paenibacillus sp. MBLB1832 genome has a window encoding:
- a CDS encoding NAD(P)-dependent oxidoreductase, whose amino-acid sequence MTTHTNKPIIGLIGTGVMGKSMAGHLINAGYEVHVYTRTQSKAQDLLERGAKWQASPGDLAAECQIIMTMVGFPSDVEEVYFGENGILARAQAGSYLIDFTTSSPSLAKLIYKEGLARQLFALDAPVSGGDIGAREARLSIMVGGSHEVFNEMLPIFKLMGTNIVHQGAAGAGQHTKMCNQIAIASNMMGVVEALVYAKKAGLNPSTVLQSIETGAAGSWSLSNLGPRMIADNFAPGFYVKHFIKDMKIALQSAEEMQVDLPGLKLAKSLYEQLAAMGEEESGTQALYKLINK is encoded by the coding sequence ATGACAACACATACAAATAAACCGATCATCGGACTCATCGGAACAGGCGTTATGGGAAAAAGCATGGCAGGCCATTTAATCAACGCAGGTTACGAGGTTCATGTATATACACGAACACAATCGAAAGCGCAGGATCTGTTGGAACGCGGCGCGAAGTGGCAGGCTTCCCCAGGGGATTTGGCGGCAGAGTGTCAAATTATCATGACCATGGTTGGCTTTCCTAGCGATGTAGAAGAAGTATATTTTGGTGAAAATGGCATTCTCGCACGTGCGCAAGCGGGCAGTTATCTCATCGATTTTACGACGTCGAGCCCATCTCTTGCCAAACTCATTTACAAAGAGGGTCTCGCTCGGCAGCTTTTTGCGTTGGATGCACCTGTATCTGGCGGCGATATTGGCGCAAGAGAAGCGCGATTGTCCATCATGGTTGGTGGCTCGCACGAAGTGTTCAATGAGATGCTGCCTATTTTCAAGCTGATGGGTACAAATATTGTGCATCAAGGCGCCGCAGGAGCTGGCCAGCATACGAAAATGTGCAATCAAATAGCGATTGCCAGCAATATGATGGGCGTTGTTGAAGCGCTCGTTTACGCGAAGAAAGCAGGTTTAAACCCATCTACAGTACTTCAAAGCATTGAGACTGGCGCTGCGGGCAGCTGGTCCTTGAGTAATTTAGGACCGCGCATGATTGCGGATAACTTTGCGCCAGGCTTCTATGTGAAACATTTTATAAAAGATATGAAAATTGCCTTGCAGTCCGCTGAGGAGATGCAGGTGGACCTTCCTGGTTTGAAGCTAGCTAAATCGCTATACGAACAACTGGCAGCTATGGGAGAAGAGGAAAGCGGCACCCAAGCTTTGTATAAGTTGATTAATAAATAA
- a CDS encoding glycoside hydrolase family 2 TIM barrel-domain containing protein: MANKFVYTAPENGYPEWNNNPQIYQLNRQPAHATLMPYHTEEEAIAGVREASPFYQNLNGTWKFHWAENAEGRPQDFYRTDYDSSNWADIAVPSHWQLQGYDYPQYTNIIYPWVGHEDLKPPFAPVKYNPVGSYTRSFSIPEGWSGQPVYISFQGVESAFYVWVNGDLVGFSQDSFTPADFDLTPYLVEGENKLAVEVYRWSDASWLEDQDFWRLSGIFRDVYLYTTPNAHIADFKVTTNLDAKCVDAELLIQATVTNYDQLSQGNHQVEAMLYDHEGQALWAEPLLKSIDVSGTGQQVVDLSAHIERPSKWSAEKPYLYTLVLRLRNETGELLETESCKVGFRKFEIEDGLMKINGEIIVFKGVNRHEFDRDRGRSVEEESMLADILLMKQYNINAVRTSHYPNHPRWYELCDQYGLYVIDETNLETHGSWSYLQEEEGDTVPGSKPEWKGAVLDRANSMLQRDKNHPSIVIWSLGNESFGGDNFLHMHDFLREADPTRIVHYEGVFHWRASDRASDIESHMYSKIEKIEEYAKSKPKKPFILCEYSHAMGNSCGNLFKYWELFDQYPILQGGFIWDWIDQSIRTTTPDGISYHAYGGDFGDSPNDGNFCGNGLIFADRSVSPKLIEVKKCYQNVKITSVDPAKGRMKVTNQFLFTNLNEFDWTWSIARNGETVEGTVKQASFAVAPGETVEIELPLTAVENQLPSDEFVLTLSLVLKDDTLWGQKGHEIAWEQFLLPTAKQMAVRNWAVEQESAAALSTEAALQVLTSSDAIQVKGERFALSFDAATGDLTSYVYEGLELFRTGPVPNFWRAYTDNDRGNGHHIRCAPWQEAGSGRRLITLNAKQLDAGCAEVRVLFELATQPVSEVQFVYTVSTNGEVEVNMQLTPGDKLPEIPEVGVMIELDASFENLAWYGRGPHENHWDRNTGAKLALHSGTVAEQFVPYLRPQECGNKTDVRFATLTNAAGRGLHIAGLPTVEVNALPYSPSELEAHDHPYKLPVSDKVVLRVNYKQMGVGGDDSWGARTHPEFTLFANRTYAYAFTFKGI; this comes from the coding sequence ATGGCGAATAAATTCGTATACACAGCTCCTGAAAACGGATACCCTGAATGGAATAATAACCCACAGATTTATCAACTGAATCGTCAACCGGCCCATGCGACGCTGATGCCTTATCATACGGAAGAGGAAGCAATAGCTGGTGTGCGTGAGGCCTCTCCATTTTACCAAAATTTGAATGGCACCTGGAAATTCCATTGGGCTGAAAATGCGGAGGGACGTCCGCAAGATTTCTACCGCACCGACTATGATAGCTCGAATTGGGCCGACATTGCCGTGCCTTCTCATTGGCAGCTGCAAGGCTACGATTACCCGCAATATACGAACATCATCTATCCGTGGGTGGGGCATGAGGATCTGAAGCCTCCTTTTGCACCTGTCAAATATAATCCCGTTGGTTCCTATACCCGCAGTTTTTCCATTCCTGAGGGCTGGAGCGGGCAACCGGTGTACATCTCTTTTCAAGGTGTGGAATCGGCTTTTTATGTGTGGGTAAACGGCGATTTGGTCGGTTTCAGCCAAGATTCATTTACGCCTGCGGATTTTGATCTTACTCCGTATCTCGTTGAAGGTGAAAATAAACTTGCAGTTGAAGTATACCGCTGGAGCGATGCGAGTTGGTTGGAGGATCAGGACTTTTGGCGATTGAGCGGCATTTTCCGCGATGTGTATCTGTACACGACGCCTAACGCGCATATTGCGGATTTCAAAGTCACGACGAACCTGGATGCGAAATGCGTAGACGCTGAGCTTCTCATTCAAGCAACCGTCACGAATTATGATCAACTAAGCCAGGGCAACCATCAAGTCGAAGCGATGTTGTATGATCATGAAGGGCAAGCACTTTGGGCAGAACCGCTGCTTAAGAGCATCGATGTAAGCGGCACTGGGCAGCAAGTCGTAGACTTGTCTGCACACATCGAACGTCCATCCAAATGGAGTGCGGAAAAACCTTATCTCTATACACTCGTCCTTCGTTTACGCAATGAAACAGGTGAGTTGCTTGAAACCGAAAGCTGCAAAGTAGGCTTCCGTAAGTTCGAAATTGAAGATGGATTAATGAAAATCAATGGCGAAATCATCGTGTTCAAAGGCGTGAATCGCCATGAATTCGATCGCGACCGCGGGCGCTCTGTCGAAGAGGAGAGCATGCTTGCGGACATTTTGCTCATGAAACAATATAACATCAACGCAGTGCGTACTTCGCATTACCCGAATCATCCGCGTTGGTATGAGCTTTGCGATCAGTATGGACTCTATGTCATAGATGAAACGAACTTGGAAACGCATGGTTCCTGGAGCTACTTGCAGGAGGAAGAAGGAGACACAGTTCCTGGAAGTAAACCAGAGTGGAAAGGAGCTGTACTCGATCGTGCGAATTCCATGCTGCAAAGGGATAAAAATCATCCATCCATCGTCATCTGGTCGCTAGGTAACGAGTCCTTCGGTGGAGATAACTTCTTGCACATGCATGATTTTCTGCGTGAAGCTGATCCTACGCGCATCGTGCATTACGAGGGGGTCTTCCATTGGCGCGCTTCAGATCGTGCTTCCGATATCGAGAGCCACATGTACTCCAAAATCGAGAAAATCGAAGAATACGCAAAGAGCAAACCGAAAAAGCCATTCATTCTATGTGAATACAGCCATGCGATGGGGAATTCCTGCGGGAATTTGTTTAAATATTGGGAGCTATTCGATCAATATCCGATTCTGCAAGGCGGTTTTATTTGGGACTGGATTGATCAATCGATCCGTACGACTACACCAGACGGCATTTCCTATCATGCATACGGCGGTGATTTCGGCGACTCGCCGAATGATGGCAATTTCTGCGGGAATGGACTTATTTTCGCCGATCGTTCCGTATCACCGAAGCTCATTGAAGTGAAGAAATGCTATCAGAACGTGAAGATCACCTCCGTTGATCCTGCAAAAGGACGCATGAAAGTGACGAATCAATTCCTGTTCACTAACCTGAACGAATTTGACTGGACATGGAGCATCGCGCGAAACGGGGAAACGGTGGAAGGTACGGTAAAACAAGCGTCATTCGCGGTTGCGCCTGGTGAAACAGTCGAGATTGAGCTGCCGCTCACGGCCGTCGAGAATCAATTACCGAGTGATGAGTTCGTGCTGACACTCAGCTTGGTTCTGAAGGATGATACGTTATGGGGGCAAAAGGGGCACGAAATCGCATGGGAACAGTTCCTCCTCCCAACTGCGAAGCAAATGGCCGTACGCAATTGGGCCGTGGAGCAAGAATCTGCTGCAGCTCTTTCCACAGAGGCAGCCCTTCAAGTACTGACAAGTTCAGACGCCATTCAAGTGAAAGGGGAGCGATTCGCGCTATCATTTGATGCAGCTACTGGGGATCTTACATCGTATGTGTATGAAGGCTTGGAGCTGTTCCGAACAGGCCCAGTCCCTAACTTTTGGCGTGCCTATACAGATAATGACCGCGGCAATGGGCATCACATCCGTTGTGCGCCTTGGCAAGAGGCAGGAAGCGGCCGCAGGCTGATCACCTTGAATGCTAAACAGCTGGACGCTGGATGCGCTGAAGTTCGTGTGCTCTTCGAGCTTGCTACACAGCCGGTATCAGAAGTACAGTTCGTCTACACAGTATCAACCAACGGTGAGGTTGAGGTGAACATGCAGTTGACCCCTGGTGATAAGCTGCCTGAGATCCCAGAAGTAGGCGTGATGATCGAGTTGGATGCTTCCTTCGAGAACTTGGCTTGGTATGGCCGCGGCCCACACGAAAACCATTGGGATCGTAACACAGGCGCGAAGTTAGCGCTGCATAGCGGAACTGTGGCGGAGCAATTCGTTCCGTATTTGCGCCCGCAAGAATGCGGAAATAAGACAGATGTCCGCTTTGCGACATTAACGAACGCAGCGGGACGCGGGCTTCATATCGCCGGCTTGCCGACGGTTGAAGTCAATGCACTTCCGTATTCGCCATCTGAACTGGAAGCGCACGATCATCCTTATAAGCTCCCTGTGAGCGACAAAGTTGTCCTTCGCGTCAATTACAAGCAAATGGGCGTTGGCGGCGATGACAGCTGGGGCGCGAGAACACATCCAGAGTTCACGTTGTTCGCAAACCGAACGTATGCGTATGCTTTTACATTTAAAGGGATTTAG
- a CDS encoding AraC family transcriptional regulator has translation MVTDYRKFFVITETDRKLPLILETIGFEYAQDYYKREEGYPCFHWLQTIQGSGEIILDSGPVKLQEHQGMLLASGVPHEYRVPDAPWSTWYLTFDGALAASIVHALEIPLSTLISWGADTPLARLHEVYYDKYNDSHDFTGTNGSLEIYQFLTLLKKHGIVNKSASFSQSHERLLPLLLELELCYAEDYVGLGWMAEQLGVSPQHVNTLFRRAFGLSPYQYLLQLRIQKSKEMLIAHRDFTVKQIAEATGFLDASHFISSFRKSVGQTPEVFRLPYTK, from the coding sequence ATGGTAACGGATTACCGTAAATTTTTTGTCATCACCGAGACGGACCGCAAGCTTCCACTGATCTTAGAAACGATCGGTTTTGAGTACGCACAGGATTATTATAAACGGGAAGAAGGATACCCCTGTTTCCATTGGCTGCAAACCATTCAGGGCTCTGGTGAAATTATTTTGGACAGTGGCCCTGTCAAGCTCCAAGAGCATCAAGGCATGCTGCTTGCCAGCGGTGTTCCCCATGAGTATCGTGTACCTGACGCGCCTTGGTCAACCTGGTATCTGACGTTCGATGGCGCTTTGGCAGCTTCCATCGTCCACGCCTTAGAGATACCGCTATCGACCTTGATCAGTTGGGGCGCCGATACACCCCTTGCACGCTTGCATGAGGTTTACTATGACAAATATAACGACAGTCACGATTTCACAGGCACGAACGGTTCCTTGGAAATCTATCAGTTTCTGACACTATTGAAGAAACATGGCATCGTGAATAAAAGCGCCTCCTTCTCGCAAAGCCATGAACGTCTGCTTCCGTTACTACTTGAGCTGGAGCTGTGCTATGCGGAGGATTACGTTGGGCTTGGCTGGATGGCCGAACAGCTCGGTGTATCTCCACAGCATGTGAATACCCTCTTCCGCCGTGCCTTCGGCCTCTCACCATACCAATACTTACTGCAGCTTCGCATCCAGAAATCCAAGGAAATGTTGATCGCTCACCGAGATTTCACCGTCAAACAAATTGCCGAAGCAACGGGATTCTTGGACGCCTCCCATTTCATCTCGTCGTTCCGCAAGTCAGTTGGCCAAACACCCGAGGTGTTTCGGTTGCCTTATACGAAGTAA
- a CDS encoding sugar phosphate isomerase/epimerase family protein, protein MLINPIGIMVDSLRLGLHEGLKKSKELGADGVQIYAVSGEMDPANLSPQARKDLKNYIASLDLQISALCGDLGGHGFQDASVNPVKIEKSKRILDLAVELGTTVVTTHIGVVPADRNDPIYETMLEACEELGVYANSLGAYFAVETGPETSAHLKSFLDNLSTKGVSVNFDPANMVMVTGDDPVQGVYTLKDYIVHTHVKDGIRLRQVDPRQVYGSLGYKPMTHEGIAAEATSGDTYRELALGEGHVDFGRYFAALQDIGYKGYLTIEREVGEQPEKDIASAIAFIKKFK, encoded by the coding sequence ATGCTCATAAATCCAATTGGTATTATGGTAGATAGCTTGCGACTTGGCCTACATGAAGGTTTGAAGAAATCGAAAGAACTCGGTGCAGACGGCGTACAAATTTATGCCGTTTCCGGTGAGATGGATCCGGCTAACTTATCTCCGCAGGCGCGGAAGGACTTAAAGAATTATATCGCTTCGCTGGATCTGCAAATTTCTGCATTGTGCGGGGATTTGGGCGGTCACGGCTTCCAGGATGCCAGCGTAAATCCCGTGAAAATCGAGAAGTCCAAGCGGATTCTGGACCTTGCAGTGGAGCTGGGTACTACCGTTGTCACAACGCACATTGGTGTTGTTCCAGCTGATCGGAATGATCCGATTTATGAAACGATGCTGGAAGCTTGTGAAGAGCTAGGGGTTTATGCGAACAGCTTGGGCGCTTATTTTGCCGTAGAAACAGGTCCAGAAACGTCTGCGCATCTGAAAAGCTTCCTCGATAACCTGTCCACCAAAGGTGTCTCGGTGAACTTCGATCCAGCCAACATGGTGATGGTCACTGGCGATGATCCGGTTCAAGGTGTTTACACCTTGAAGGATTACATCGTACATACGCACGTGAAGGACGGCATTCGCCTTCGTCAAGTCGACCCTCGCCAAGTCTACGGTTCGCTTGGCTACAAGCCGATGACGCACGAGGGGATCGCGGCCGAAGCGACTTCTGGCGACACGTATCGTGAATTGGCCCTAGGCGAAGGCCATGTGGATTTCGGCCGTTACTTTGCAGCGCTGCAGGACATTGGCTACAAAGGCTATCTGACGATTGAGCGCGAGGTTGGCGAGCAGCCGGAGAAAGACATTGCAAGCGCGATTGCTTTTATTAAAAAATTTAAGTAA